Within the Flavobacterium sp. CG_23.5 genome, the region AATTGACTGTGGAGCAAATTCTACCTTTGGAAAGAATGGCTCAAAAATCAGCAGAGAATCTTGTGAATGGGGTTCAGATTTCTAAAAATATACCTTTTGAGAGAGTGCTGTTTGCCCTTGGAATCCGATTTGTAGGTGAAACTGTCGCTAAGAAATTAGCTAAACATTATAAAAGTATTGATGCATTGAGTCAGGCGACTTTGATGGACTTAGTTTTAGTGGACGAAATTGGGGACAGGATTGCTAAAAGCGTCATCGAATTTTTCGAAAATCAGGAAAATAGAACTATTGTTGACCGTTTAAAAAGTTACGGAGTTCAATTTGAAGTAATCGAAAAAATAAATCCTAATGCAACCGATAAATTTGCCGGTAAAACCTTCGTCGTATCCGGTGTTTTTGAGAAATTTTCCAGAGATGATTTGAAAAAATCAATTGAAGATAATGGGGGTAAAGTAGGAAGCTCAATATCCGCAAAAACTGATTATGTTGTTGCTGGGGATAGTATGGGACCTGCAAAATTAGAAAAAGCGAACAAACTGAACATACCGATAATTTCTGAGGATGATTTTATAAATCTAGTTAATAACTAAAAGCGAATGCAGTCACTGATTAAAAAAAATATTTTTTTGCAGGAAAATACAATCGTAGGTTTGTTCTTCTCTTTTGCAATTATTGAAATCTTAGCAGAATTATTTTCATTCAAGGTAATTTTATTTGCGTTTAGACCTTTTATTGCCGTTGTGTTGCTCTATCTATATTGGATTACTTCTAATGTGCGGAGTTTACTTTTTTTTGTGACCGTATTTTTTTTATTACTGACTAGTATTTTTATTCTTTCGACATCAATGCTATTTTTAATATTGGGATTGACAGGCATTTTGATTCACCGAATTTTGCTTATTTTTTATATTTTAAAATTAAATAAGGTGAAAGATTTTATGCCCATAGTAATTGCAATTATTCCTTTTATTCTTATTTTTTCCTATCTGCTTTCTATTTCTGATGAGATTCCGGAAAACAGTTATTATCCTTTGGTAGCTCAAAATATTTTGGTGTCTATTCTTGGTGGGGTTATCTTGTCTAATTACTTCATGAATCAAACTAGAAATACACCCTGGTTATTTATTTTTGGGCTATTGTCAACCGCTATGTATTTTACTGTATTTATTGAAAAATGTTTTTTATTTAATTTGCCTCCCACTTTCTTTACCCCATTAGGAATGATTTTATATGTTTCCAGCTATTACGCTTTTTATAAATTTGTCATCGATACTGAAAGAATGGATGTAGATTTACAAGAATACAACTATCAAAATAATTCTTTGATTGATTAGAATGTAATTTGAGGAAAAATATTTTTGTTGGTAAAACAAATCCAATTAAAAAAATTAAACAATAATTGAAGTTCCTTGTGATGCTTTTTCTTTATTATTATCCAAATAGAAATCAATTCTCCCTAAATTAATTCCATAACAGCCGACTTGATTAACTAAAACATCTTTGCCAACACTGTTTTTCATCACAGTTGGTTTATCAAGAAAGGTATGGGTATGACCACCAATTATTAAGTCAATATCTTGAGTAATTTGAGCCAATTTTAAATCGCAAATTTTATTGGGTTCGTCTTTATAATTGTACCCTAAGTGCGACAAGCAAATCACTAAATCGCATTTGTTTTCTTTTTTCAAGATGCGAACCATATCTTGTGTAGTCTCAACAGGATCGTTATAAACCGTTTCTTTGTACATTGCTTTGTCAACCAAGCCATTTAATTCCACTCCAAGTCCAAAAACACCAACTTTGATTCCGTTTTTATTAAAAATTTTATAGGGTTTTACTAGACCATTCATCACAGTATTTTTAAAATCGTAATTTGCTGATATAAACTCAAAGGTCGCGTGAGGCATTTGGGCGTACAATCCTTCAACTCCATTATCAAAATCATGATTCCCAATCGCAGAAGCATCATATTTCATCATGCTCATCAATTTGAATTCTAATTCCCCTCCATAATAGTTAAAATAAGGAGTTCCCTGAAAAATATCGCCAGCATCAAGTAATAAAACATTTGGATTTTCTTTTCGGATGGTTTCAATCAATGCTGCTCTTCGCGCGACACCACCCATATTAGCATTTTTTGGATGATTTGCAGGAAATGGATCAATATAACTGTGAACATCATTAGTATGCAAAATCGTGAGATGCTTCGTTCTCGCAGATTCGAAGCTGCTCAACGACAAACCCAAACTTAATAGAGCTGTACTTGCAGCCGTTTTTTCTATAAAATCTCTTCTTTTCATTTTTTATTTTTTTAGAGCTATTTCCCGTCTCGTCCTAAAGACGAGATTGCAATCTTTTTATTTTTGAAAAAAAATAATAAGGATTTCCACTTCAAATGTAATTCACTGAACTCCTATAAGAATAAAAATCAAGTGAAGTAATCGGGGCTAGGGCATTATTTATTTACTAGGATTTATATTTATTCAACAGTAATTCTAACATCATTTATCACCGGAATTGTATCTACTTCTTTGAAATAATCAATCAAAAT harbors:
- a CDS encoding bifunctional metallophosphatase/5'-nucleotidase, with the translated sequence MKRRDFIEKTAASTALLSLGLSLSSFESARTKHLTILHTNDVHSYIDPFPANHPKNANMGGVARRAALIETIRKENPNVLLLDAGDIFQGTPYFNYYGGELEFKLMSMMKYDASAIGNHDFDNGVEGLYAQMPHATFEFISANYDFKNTVMNGLVKPYKIFNKNGIKVGVFGLGVELNGLVDKAMYKETVYNDPVETTQDMVRILKKENKCDLVICLSHLGYNYKDEPNKICDLKLAQITQDIDLIIGGHTHTFLDKPTVMKNSVGKDVLVNQVGCYGINLGRIDFYLDNNKEKASQGTSIIV